Proteins co-encoded in one Corynebacterium tuberculostearicum genomic window:
- a CDS encoding sensor histidine kinase: protein MSSTIDRDTDALRTGIHILTAGLLVVGIFTSVRMPLSQAVINLLLLVGFAAVYFAGSVYAESWARPLRYLWLCILTVLWVADLFVAPAAIYLVFAMFFLYLTVLDMAAGIACVVGASVITVVVQIPQGLTFGGVMGPAVSALVTIAITYAFRTLSRMNKELIETRSQLAATERDAGMVAERQRIAHEIHDTLAQGLSSIQMLLHSADRDLDKQDADKARERIELARRTAADNLHEARAMIAALQPPTLTEASLEAALTRMAENFAATGDIHVEVESEGEVQRLPMKVEAALLRIAQGAVGNVVKHAGATRSRITVTYEGDEVRLDVVDNGKGFEPAMVESAPSGLGHIGLAAMRRRAQELGGEVIIESAPGEGTAVSVSMPLDNGVD from the coding sequence ATGAGCTCCACAATAGACCGGGATACCGATGCGCTCCGCACCGGCATTCATATTCTCACCGCTGGCCTGCTGGTGGTAGGTATATTTACCTCTGTACGGATGCCGCTTTCGCAGGCGGTTATCAACCTATTGCTCCTAGTGGGTTTTGCGGCGGTGTACTTTGCCGGTTCGGTTTACGCGGAATCTTGGGCTAGGCCACTGCGCTACCTGTGGCTATGCATCCTTACGGTGCTGTGGGTGGCGGATCTATTCGTGGCACCGGCGGCAATCTATTTGGTATTCGCCATGTTCTTTTTGTACCTGACGGTACTGGATATGGCGGCGGGCATAGCGTGTGTCGTAGGGGCCTCGGTCATCACCGTGGTGGTCCAGATTCCGCAGGGCCTGACCTTTGGCGGAGTCATGGGGCCGGCGGTCTCTGCGCTGGTGACGATAGCGATTACCTACGCCTTCCGGACCCTATCGCGGATGAATAAGGAGCTGATAGAAACACGCTCGCAGCTAGCAGCCACGGAGCGTGATGCTGGCATGGTGGCCGAACGCCAACGTATTGCGCACGAGATTCATGACACTCTCGCACAGGGGTTGTCCTCCATCCAGATGCTCTTGCATTCGGCTGACCGTGATTTGGATAAGCAGGATGCGGATAAAGCGCGGGAGCGAATCGAGCTGGCTCGCAGGACCGCTGCGGATAATCTGCACGAAGCAAGAGCCATGATCGCTGCCTTGCAGCCGCCAACTTTGACTGAGGCATCGCTTGAGGCCGCGTTGACCCGCATGGCGGAAAATTTCGCCGCTACCGGGGACATACACGTGGAAGTTGAATCTGAGGGGGAGGTGCAGCGGCTGCCTATGAAGGTGGAAGCGGCATTGCTGCGGATTGCGCAGGGTGCGGTGGGGAACGTCGTCAAGCATGCAGGTGCTACCCGCTCCCGGATCACAGTGACGTATGAGGGGGATGAGGTGCGTTTGGACGTGGTGGATAATGGCAAAGGCTTTGAGCCGGCCATGGTGGAAAGTGCTCCCTCAGGACTGGGGCATATTGGGCTTGCGGCGATGCGACGCCGGGCGCAGGAACTTGGTGGGGAGGTCATTATTGAATCTGCGCCGGGGGAAGGAACTGCCGTGTCAGTTAGTATGCCCTTAGACAACGGGGTAGATTAA